A stretch of DNA from Scleropages formosus chromosome 13, fSclFor1.1, whole genome shotgun sequence:
gagcaccaggacagccaggcacaagaaaagtttctttcctcaggccatctacctcatgaacagctaaatgccccctggGGAGTAAACCGGTGCAATACACAGcgttatttataattatatttatttatcacatcatatctcttacttaCATTCGcttgcatttgtatataacatgcctgtacatacatataatgtctaatgtctatttttgtatattgtgtacttaatatttttctatattttcatcttttattcacttattctattttttttaaaaatctgtgtcttgtcactgtcattctgtctctgctgtggaagtttctgccaccaagacaaattccttgtatgtgtaaacatacttggcaataaagctcattctgattctgattctataTCTCATAAACAAGTAAAGTATGCAAAGGTCAACATTCACTTTAGCAGACATTACTGATGCAGATGGAAGGAATGCAATGACTGATTCTTATCTCCTTTTCATTTTACGTTATCCTGAAATATTCATATATGAAGCTTATATAAATATAGCCTTAACATAGCCTTTACAAGTCTTTGCAGAGGCCTGTGGGTCACGTGCCAGTATAATCATTTTGTATATCATGAAATATTCAGAATCATGCTGGCTATTCTGAGGTTTAAAATTttcttaataatttttttttttaattttattaatcagttgataaaaatatgagaaaaatttGAGAAATTGATAAAATTgataaattgataaaaaaaGAGTTAAAGCCGATCATTTACATGTTAAGGGTAGTTTGAGGTTACCAGTTCACcagaagcacatgtctttgagctgtgggaggaaaccacaatGAACAATGAGTAGAATGTGCAAAcagcacacaaactgagctAGACTCATGCTTGAACCCACAGTGCATTCGCTGTGAGGCATCCACTATGTTATTTTGCCACAGAAAGATAATAGatcaaaatggcaaaataagaaagaaaaatattactaaGATAAATTATGAGGGGAGAATATAGCATGACACATttccaattacatttacatttacatttacaacatacgtaaattttaaatatataaatatagaagggggcagagtggtgcagcaggcttggctgggtcctgctctctagcaggtctggggttctgcttggggtgccttgtgatggactggcgtcccgtcctgggtgtatctcccccgcccccctgtccctgtgtatgtgtaaacatgcaataaaaatagcagattcaagattcaagattgaagagtttattgtcatgggtacagtaaacagtctgttacaccatacaatgaaatttttactctgtgaatcctctcagcagcctatgacataaattataaggccATAAGGAAAGAAGACACAAGTcgtaaattacaaatttacaaaattactataagtgcaaatgcaagaaacaaaattatgtgcatgtataaagtgtacagtgtgcaatgtaaacatggaagacatgcatgtgcaaagtcctgcagaagTAGATTGGGTCCATGTTGTTATTCACATCTGAAAAGGGATGTCTGTCTGTGAGCAAAGTATGCAGAGGTAGTGTGTAGTCTCTGATGTtatttgcattgtgtgtgtgtgtgtgtgtgtgtgtgtgtgtgtgtgtgtgtgtgtgtgtgtaggaaggatgGGGTAGTTGACACTTCTTAGGATCAGAGGGTAAGCTGTGTCTGCAGTGATGGGGGTGAGGCAGAGGATGTGTGTCATTCACAAGCcggatggcctgtgggtaaaaactgtttttcagccttgaagttctggtTTTAACACACCTATAacatctgcctgatggtaagcgTGTGAAAAGGCTGTACTGGGGGTGACTAATGCCCTTGATGATTCTGATCACTCTCCTGATGGCTCTGGCCTGGTAGAGGCTCTCCAGTATTGGTAAGGCCGTTCCAGAAATGGTTTGAGCAGCTCTCACCACCCGCTGCAGAGCCTTACAATCCTGTACTGTGTAGCTTCCAAatcacactgtgatagagctggtggaGACACTCTTGATTGCACACCTGCAGAATTTTCTGAGAATTTGGCTTGGCATGTcgaatttcctcagccttctcaagaagtgcagacgctgatttcttgaccagatgtgttgtgttgtgagaccaggtgagatcttaaGTAATGTGatcacccaggaatctgaagctgctcaccctctccaccactgtctcaccaatatgcagtgatgagtatTGGTCCCTGTTTCTCCGTGGATCTATTATGAACTCCTTTGCTTTGTTGGcattgagggagagattgttgtcctggcagcacttcactaggtcagccacttccctcctgtatgctgactcattgCTTCCCGTTATCAGCCCAATgactgtcgtgtcatcagcaaatttgttGATGCTGGTATTTTTCTgagaggccacacaatcatgggtgaagagtgcaTAGAGCAtgtgttcctgtgtttatggttattgacctggatgtatggttcccaattctaacggactggggtcttagaaagtccagaacccagttgtAGAAGagtgggtggcacaccaagattgtaAAGCTTGTTGGTGAGCTTCAATGCTATCACTGTGTTGAATGCCGAGCtataatcaataaacagcattcgaacacacacgcacacacgcacacacgcacacacgcacacacactttctgaactgcttgtcccatacggggtcgtggggaaccggagcctaacccggcaactcagggcgtaaggctggagggggagaggacacacccaggacgggacgccagtccgtcgcaaggcacccccaagcaggactcgaaccccacacccagcggagagcaggatccgggccaacccactgcaccatcgcgccccccaGCATTCAGACATTGCTCTcgttttccaggtgggtgagggcagtctgtattgttgtgctgatggcatCCTCAGTGGATCTGTTCCATCTGTATGCGACCTGtagagggtccagagtgtccggagtgatggtctggatgtaaCTCCTGACGATTCTCCTGAAGCACGtcatcactattggagtcagtgcaacgGGTGGAGGAGTACACAGAGACATCTGCCACGGTGGGCGCCATCTGATATCAGATGTGTAATTTGTAAGAGATTTTGAATATGTTTTCATCTTGGGTTGGATTTAACAGTTTCCAGAGTAGTTCTAATACTCTCAATTTTGTTGCAATTAAATTTAATCTGTGTTTGAAAGATAAGGCAGGAAATTTTTATGTTCtgtgaaaaaagtgaactgTTTGTGGctcaaaaatgtatatataggAATATGGCAATATATAGGATATTGGAATGCAGGAATATATCTTGCTATGTAAATGAATGGTAATCGTTTTTAGGATACTTTTATTTACAACAGATCAGCACAACTGAAATACATTTGGTATGTGGATGGGGTGGGAGCGGGGCGCTGAGGCTTTATTGTAAGCACTCTTGTGTGTATCAGCACCATGTGGCTACTCTTGGTGTCTGCTTCAACATGTAGACAGTGGAGGGAGACAGAGACCGGCTTTCTTCCGTATTGTGCTGACAGTGCAGTGTCCATCTGGACGTCGACATTAAGTGGGTTAACTGTCAGTGTTGTTGATATCAGTAGTGATTGGGAATTactgttttttgcagttttgctaAGCaggtgatgtaaatgtaaacactggacTGGAATAGAGACTGATTTTTCTCACACTGATAGTGTGATCACATTATCTAAAAGAACTcagaacaaaaagtaaaatttaaagttaCCTGCTGCCTTCTACTTTCCAATTACTTAAAACTCTTAGTGTAAAATGTGCATTAATACTGTAGGCTATTCCAACTtgctgtcacgtccacacccacgcCCACAACCACACCGCAATCGCAAAGCATTTGTGCGGGATCATCTGAATGACTCAATCTGTACGTTTTAAGTTTCATTCTTCTGTACCATCACCAGAAGTGGATAGTAATGCATTACATATAATTTGTTAATTGTGCGTTCTGGTGAAACTGTCCTTTCTACAgtagtttttcagttttgtataactacatttttgaaagaaaaaatattacataatattttattgttatatacaatataacatgtatatacacacacacacacacacacattttctgaaccgctcgtcccatacggggtcacgggtaaccggagcctaacccggcaacacagggcgtaaggccggagggggaggggacacacccaggacgggacgccagtccgtcgcaaggcaccccaagcgggactcgaaccccagacccaccggagagcaggactgtggttcaacccactgcgccaccgcaccccctaccaacatgtatatattatatatatatattatatatatataatattttataatattgtgGGGTGAAATATTTTTACTCCATTATACTTGTCTCACCCTCTCTTTTTACTATtacaggtgtgctgtgcagCACAATGCAGGAGGTGGAAGCTGCCAAATGGACATCTCCTAAAAGCCTACCCTATTCTAAAAGAttaatgatgaccagctgctgcAAGCGGAAGGGAGATCAATAAGGACTTTAAAAGCAACTGGTCTGAGGGCTTACTGGAGTGATCACAAGAGGTTCTGATATGGCTCTTCAGTTTGTGCTGTAAGGGGCATTTCATCCCACCCACAATTTTTCCCCACTGAACCCTTTTTATAGCATACCACTGCCTCTCATTGGAACAAGTGGTGGTTGTTATGATTGGGTTTTCCAAACGAAAAGGTATACTGGCTACATGTCCACCTACACTTTATACATACATTGTCATCCTTGTCTGCTAAAGGATGTCAGTCTGAGGATGCATGAACTTCCATTTTCATGTTCCACCTGCTCTGGGGTAAATTACAAGAAATTACTTTTacctgagtgtttttttttttttaaacaattcctTTACTTGAGTTCTGCATTTGACTACGCTACTGTTTTTATTACTACTTCACTACTGCATTTGACTGCTCTGCCCACCTTTTACATGTTTGGACTCCTCCTACAATTAGttgtgaaaataagaaaaaagacaatgaaatgtgAGGTATAAAAATAGGTTTAAATGGTTTCTACAGTGTTAGGGTCCTCTGTGTACCATGTACTGTGTGCACTCCTGTGACCAAATAGCCAGTTTTATTGGATTTGATCTTCTGTGTAAAGTGATGgggaactcacacacacacacactttctgaaccgcttgtcccatacagggtcacagggaaccagagcctacccggtaacacagggcgtaaggccggagggggaggggacacacccaggacgggacgccagtctgtcgcaaggcaccccaagcgggactcgaaccccacacccaccggagagcaggacccggtccaacccactgcaccactgcgccaccacgcccccttactGATGGGGAACTCTTCAGTGCCCATGTAGTTGAACCTGAAACACCACAGTGTACAGCCTTATACATTCTGACAAGAGGAATGCAATTTCCCATCCTGTACCATAGTGTCcggtcatttatatttataaataaattttcataaataGTCACGTATTAGAACTATTCTCTTAATCCCACTGATTCTTACACATATTAATCAATTTATTGaatctgttcattttaaaactgataACTGAATTTAACAGGatgtaagaaataattttaaaacttcTAACACAGCAGTATATaactaaaaatattaaaagtttacatgcaaaaaatatttattattatttgtttttaaaatgtcatttcatcCTAAATTAACAACAAAACATCTGAACCTCACATGCCTTACGAAGGAAGCCCATATTACATACTGACTGAAGCCATGTTTCATTGTAATTTTCAGTTCTAGGTTGTTCGTCTCACATCTGAATACACACTTTCCTGCTTcatctctctcctctttcttccaCTATCCACGCTTTTCTTGTCAGTAAAGTGCAAAGCAGCATAATTCAGCATTTCTGCTTCATGGCACTGTGAGAGAAAGAATATGCTTAAATAGCTCAATTCCAATTGAACAAATACTTCAAacatttgtaattgtaattataGAAACTATTTACCCTAATATTTTGTAACTGTCAGAGGTAAAATGGTTTGCATTAGCAATGATTAAACAATtagtaaaatgataaaatgatttgttttcacGATCAATGTAATGTTTCCAATAAATTTATAGTACTTACTTCACAGCAATATTTATCTCAGCAGATCAAAATGTCCAGAGTTTTGGTTTGCAACAAgattttaatttcaaacaaGGAAAGAAAGTTGAACAAGGTAATTTCAAAGAAGGTAAGAAGGCCTTTCTACATATACCTGAGCTCTGGGTCCTTCTATCACTCGGCGATCATCATGAACTTGCTCAGAGGCACATGCTGTTTGGTCATATTAATGGCAATGCATTAAGCAGAAATACAGTTGTTTAGAACGAAGTCAGAATGTGTTTATCTAATATTGAGTTAGTAGTTAAATCAGATACATAAAggttatatttttcattcacagcATAATGTCTAAAATATACAATGTCAAACAGTTATGTTGTAATCAATGTGAagatattaattattttgttatgcTTAAATGATGATTGGGTTTTAGTTCTGATTGCATGTTCCCTAGctaaaaaatgggtaaaaccaGGTCTATAATGTATTTCATAGTGTCTCTTGCCTGTACGGTGCTCACAGTATGTCTTCTTATTAATTCTGGTCCatagaaaaacaatgaaaagaatgACACAGAAAACAACAGCGAGTCCCAAGGCaagcactgctgggcttgaaaaCCAAGACAAACACTTGGGTCCTGTATGatataaaagaaatgtattcATAGAAAAATTATGAGCAATGTGATTCtgaatataatattataattactTACTATTCCTTATTAACACCTACCTTCAATGTTCACATGTGTTCCATTTCCAAACAGTATCTCCCCACATGTGACCACAGCACAGTAGTAAATCCCAGCATCAGAGCGGCTGAGGTTCCTCTTGGGGAGGCTGTAGACACAGTTGTGTGTAGGAGACCCAGCCTcagggctcttctcacactcatcACTCCTGTTTCCATGGGTGTAAATGAGTCCCGGAAGGGATTCTCCTGAGCCGTGTCTgaaccagtaaacactgtgATCTCCTGCACAGGTCTCACtgtctactgtacactgcagagtCACCGAGTCTCCTGGATGTACTGTGTCTGATAtcagctgctgcaccacagccctgctgttGGATTGTAGTTCTTCTGAATCTGAATAGGATTGCAGATTTAAGATAACTAAAAGGCAagtatgaaatgttttgttgaatACTGAGCCCCACACTCACCCGCCAgacaccattttttttcactaTACCCAGCAACATTGAGTcattaaataatacacacacacacacacacattctcagaaccgcttgtcccatacggggtcacggagccaacccggtaacgcagggcataaggccggagggggaggggacacacccaggacgggacgacagtccgtcacaaggcaccccaagcgggactcgaacccccaacccaccggagaacaggactgcagtccaacccactgcgccaccgcacccccatcattAAATAATATACTCTTACAATAAGATTTTAGTTATAGTGTGATGAGCCAACATTCTAGTAATTACTTTAGTGTAATAATAGTTACAAGTTTTTATATGTACTTTGTAAGTATATCAAACGGCAAtgcatatgtactgtaaatattgaGTATTTATCTGAATTATTCAGTCTGTACTCTAAATCCTAAGTAAAAGGAAACCAATCAGCTGTGAGGGATaatgagcaaaataaaatgtataattaccCTTTATGATGAGGAAagttccagttaaaaaaatcatttcataaTTTATGACTTTCCCACAGTAATATGTTGCAAAATCTGATTCCTGAATTTCAGAAATTGTCAAGTTGTTGCTGCTCTCATCTGAATGTATTTTGAAGCGCCCATGCTCAAACTCTTTGTAAAACACAGGATTTGAATATTTATGAGTTGTTGCTATATGATGAGGTTTCCCTCCAACAGTGTGCTTAAACCAGACTACATACTCAGTTTCATACTTtgagaaaaaacactgaaaagtcaCAGTGGCTCCAATCTGAACAGCCAGCAGTGGAACGGGCTGAAAAGTTTGTGTCATATCTGaaagcagcaaagaaaacacaacaattaattaaaataatatgaaaagatGGCACATTACCCTATTAAAAGACACATGAAATGTTGTTACCTCTTGATCTGATGCAATTTTACATGAGTGTAATGCATATAATGTtgcatgggtggcacagcaagtagtgcttctgtttcgcagtgcctgggtggtgtgagagaattaGGGTTCTATCCCCATTCTGTTtgtatagagtttgcatgtgtctggatgggtttcctcctgaagACATGTAATTCGGGTAAATTGGTGATGTCGAATTGCCCGTAGTGCTtgagtgcatgtgtggctaccctgcgaagGACTGGTCTTTCCACCCCATTGGCTAagactgcatttttaatgacagTTCAAATTCATTACACATATAATTAtgaaaaactgatatttaaaatataacccTGTTCGGAGAAACCATTGAAGTGTTCTACTCCAATTGTCTACAATATATGCTTACATACTTTGCTCTCTGGGACTTTATGATTTTGTCACAATCAGCTTTACTCAGAATTTCTGTTATTAGCATTAGTAGTAATTCTTGGAGCATATAATGCAATTAATGACACTGCTAAGTGAAATCAATAAGTAATAACCGCTACAGCCATACTTacatatttcagtgaaaattagAAGAGGCAAACAGAGTTTGATCATCTTCAGCAACTCGTCTTTCTTGCAACAAGCCTGTCTGCTCTCCTTAGACTTAGCAGGTCAACAGTCATGTAAAATGATAATGTTACAGTGATGCATGAGCAGGGTCAGTCCCACTGCCTTATTTGATTGGTTGAACAAGCAAGTGTGATACTTTCCACAGTGTAATTTCCTTTTAAGACTGCATTTCTGGGGCTTGTAGGTCACAACcaatttttccaaagtgacccCATTTGTTCTTGGTTTTCAAAGAAGAAGTGTTACTTGGTTTTTTCTATGTAACTTAAGTTTTCCTGAGTATTGCAAGAACTAGagtaaatgtggacagaaataACTTAATCGCCCTGTTATTAAGGACACACAGGGCCTTTGTCAATAGGCCTGTATGCTTTTAGTAACCAAGCAAATGACATTCCACTAtagttaaattacatttaacataAAGAGCGTTAGACATCTATATTAATTTAGACACGTGAAACAACTTATGTGCACATATGACATTGAAGGTCAGTTTAACGtcaaaactggaatttttcagCCTCTTGTTTCTATGGGTTGGGCCCTGTTAGAAACAGCTGATAAAGCTAAAGATAAACTGAAAATTCActctaagattttttttttcatgaacagCTCATATAATGCAGTGAccatttttattaccttttacaTCATGAAGCAACACTGAGgtctaatttaaaatgagtgaaaataaaaacaagaaaagccAACTCATTTTCACAACCTCTTATTCAAAGGCTGTGTTATTGTTATAAATGTTGTTACACATTTCTCCATCAGGTGAAAAAGGACAGTAAAACAGTGGAGTAAATAAAGGGTGAGTTGCATAGTAATGGGATCACAGGAAAGAACAAATTTGAAgtgtttcacttttaaaattaactaGATGTCTCATGGTAAACTTCACACAACTGGGCACAAGAACGTGGTTGATACTTTGCATGAAAATGTTGTTCAGCACGTGGTTGAGTTTGCTttgaaaattgtaaaataatagaaaatgaTTCTCTGTTTATTGCTGGGTAGTTTCTTTAAAACTCTCTGAGAAAGCAGAGATAAATGAAAGATACACTGAACATGTCTGCTCTGTGACAATGCCTGCTCCCTTTTCCCTCCACAAGTTTGGAGTTTCTTTTCTACCAGAGTGCTTTTTGCTGCCCCTAAAGGCAACAAAGCGGGCCATTTTTGTTCTGTAATAAAGAAACTTTAGAAAATACAGTAgggaagaaaatgctattaaaatgtaTCTCGCTCATTTTCATCAGCGGCCTTTCTTTGCCAGGGTCGCAGCATTCAGGACCCTATCCCAAAATCACTGGGCTCAAGGCTGGGGAGTTAACCCTAGGGAGACACAGATGCTAAGGGCCATTCACAAACTACAAGCAATTTTcccatcaccaattcacctgaacagtatttctttgaactgtgggaggaaaccagagcgcctggaggaaatccatgcacatacagggagaaaatgcaaacttcaCTTAGCTGGATTTGAGCGTGTGTCCTAACAATCCAGGCACCCTGAGACACCAGtgcaacctgctgtgccatcatgaaagtcaataaatgaaaaaaagaaaatttacatgtttatctCTAAAAATGTCCAAGGCAGATGCTTGTAACCCAAGGCAAGAATTGTATTGTACAATATCTGTCTGGGCACTGATATTGATGTGCAGTATATCAGTTTGTGGGCAGATGCGTTGGCCTCAAAGTCCTTGTGATAAGGTTGTACACGAGTCAATGTTTGTCTGACAAGTTTCTTCTTCTGATAGCTGGCTGGCAACTGTTAAGGTTGCTGAAGAGGCATAAAAAAGGAAAGCAGCCATCATTTGTTAAACTGCACACATCCTGGCATGGAACATCTCCAAGTAGTACCTGGAATAGTCTATTAGGTGCTCAAGGCAAGATACTGGAGagaaagcagagcagcagcataCAAAGAGGGAACCAGCTTGAGTAGAAGCTGTGGGATTTGTTCACTGACTCAGGGCATGGATGATGGCCCAGGCTGTGCCATGTGTTGCCCTCTGAGTGCAGGTGTGAGATCTAATGCAAACTGGTGTCTCAGGTATACCACATTTCTTCATACAGCTgtaacttttctccagaacaacctACAATGATTTGTTTAAACATCAAGgttatttttatagaaacaaTTTGGGGTATGTACCTCACTTAGGCATACTGTAGCAGGAAGCAGGAGTCAAAGCTTGGTCCTTTGGCTCTAAAGCAGGTACTCCAATTACTGTGCTCTTTACACATTTGGCCTCTGACTTCTGAGATCAATAGCTGCACCCCTGCAATTTCCACCTCCGGTGCAACAGAACCATCGTTATACAAGTTCTTCTCAAGTTATGACATATGCAACTTATCCTTGCTGTTTGGATAAAGACCTTTTGGATTTCAAACCTTGTTCCTTGGACCACAACCTTCTGGATCAAGCTCATCACATTTTAGACAAGGATCTTGTGGATCTCAACCCTCACTTCCCGAACCACTGCCATGCCCCTTCGGATCACGATCACTGGACTTCGACTGGATCTTCAAAACCCTTGGAATTCAGACCACAACCTGGATCGTGATTCGgacccacacccacaccacaAAATGCCACCTGGACGGTTTTATTATCCGTGGCAGACACTCTAAAGTGGTTCTGTGCCTCTTCACCTACCCACCTTGGCAGATCACGCTAATGTTACCAACTCAGCTATGCACTTGCATTTCAATACTCCACGCAAAATCATGACAACCATATTCCCATTCCATTATAACTGCTTCACCTGTTGAACGATAACACTACTAGATTCTCTaatagactcattcagctccgctgtcgtaaagaacggttcaggaaatcattcctaccgttcgcaata
This window harbors:
- the LOC108925255 gene encoding uncharacterized protein LOC108925255, with amino-acid sequence MTQTFQPVPLLAVQIGATVTFQCFFSKYETEYVVWFKHTVGGKPHHIATTHKYSNPVFYKEFEHGRFKIHSDESSNNLTISEIQESDFATYYCGKVINYEMIFLTGTFLIIKELQSNSRAVVQQLISDTVHPGDSVTLQCTVDSETCAGDHSVYWFRHGSGESLPGLIYTHGNRSDECEKSPEAGSPTHNCVYSLPKRNLSRSDAGIYYCAVVTCGEILFGNGTHVNIEETAVNPVLLGLGAALVLCLILIIALVCYIYKNTSKMSL